ATCTGTTCTGAAGGCTTCTCTGAGAGCACAGTATGGTGACCAAAGGCCCATCACAATTATGAGCAGAGTGCACTGGATTCAAAGCTGTATACTAAGCAGCATTGCTAGATAAGAGGTTGTCAGAGAAGCAACACCCCTGTGCAGCAAAAGTAGACTTGCGAAATAAAATCAGACCAACCATCTATTTGCAAGAGTGGTTGGCAAAATGAAGCATAATCCATTCACTAGGACCCTGTTACTTCAAATACAACGAGTATAATAAATTTCCAGAGTCATTAGTTTATCTCTTACTGAGatggcattttttttaagttcagatgGGAGCAAACCATACACAGTGTTTAAACAAGGCAGTGTACATCATTATATTTCGCACTCCTAATCTTTACCACCTCTTTATAATTCATTCAAGCTTAGGACATCCTAGTTTGCATTATTGTCTTTATTGTAGTACATCTCAGagtcttatttttttcccctttggcagACATGTCAGAAACTGCTTGGCAAGAGTCAATGGTGACATTTGTTAGTTGATTAATGGAACGCTTTAAGGGATAGCGGTAGCTCTTTAACTCCTTCATGCGGCTGGTTCTAAGATTAAACTGTGATTTGAAAAGTATTTAAATCTCTCAGGACTAAAGTTTTCTGAAATGTCCTGATACACacaagaaggaaatagcagaaaTTACACAAAATACAGTTGGCttgataaagctttttttttttcttcttctttaaatcACTCTACAACTTCAACCTGAAAGGCAAGTTCACATCAGAAACTTATCTCTTATCCCTTTGTACGTGTGTGCACTAATAGAGGGGCACAGTGATTCTCACACTACTGACTGATCAATTTGGGGCACATTTTTAAATGGCTTCCTACGTTTAACAGCATGAAGATCCTGCTTTGGAACCACTGTTCAGGTCAATAGTGTGACCTAACATGCAGTGCTCCAGTTGCTCCTCCACAGCCAACACCTGCCTGACAGCTTCTTCAAAGGCCACTGTCACATTAGTATCATCTTTGGCGCTTGTTTCTAGATAAGGGTAATCTCCATTCTCCATGCACCAGGACTGCGCCTCCTCAGTAGTCACTTGCCTATCCTCTTTGTCTACTTTGTTCCCCAGGACTACAAAGGGGAAGTGCTCAGGGTCTTTCACATCTGCATAGTAGATGAATTCTTTCTGCCAATTACCCAGGTTCTCAAAGCTCTGCCGGTCATCCACGCTGAAGGTCAAGAGGCAGCAGTCTGCTCCCCTGTAGAAGGGTGTC
The genomic region above belongs to Ovis canadensis isolate MfBH-ARS-UI-01 breed Bighorn chromosome X, ARS-UI_OviCan_v2, whole genome shotgun sequence and contains:
- the RAB9B gene encoding ras-related protein Rab-9B, which encodes MSGKSLLLKVILLGDGGVGKSSLMNRYVTNKFDSQAFHTIGVEFLNRDLEVDGRFVTLQIWDTAGQERFKSLRTPFYRGADCCLLTFSVDDRQSFENLGNWQKEFIYYADVKDPEHFPFVVLGNKVDKEDRQVTTEEAQSWCMENGDYPYLETSAKDDTNVTVAFEEAVRQVLAVEEQLEHCMLGHTIDLNSGSKAGSSCC